From Kineosporia succinea, the proteins below share one genomic window:
- a CDS encoding NAD(+) synthase, whose amino-acid sequence MSERFYNAYHQGFVRVAACTLRTAIAEPDTNAESVLRIARDCHADGVGLAVFPELTLTGYSIEDLLMHETVLADAERALRTVIDGSVGLTPVLLVGLPVRFRHRIHNVAAVVHDGRLLGVAPKSYLPNYREFYEARQVTAGRDISGSFITLAGEEVPFGTDLLFAASDVPGFVLHVEICEDMWVPVPPSATAALAGATVLTNLSGSPITIGRAEDRKLLARSASSRCLAAYVFAAAGEGESTTDLAWDGQTLVYENGVLLAEGERFPTGDRRTIADVDLDLLRAERLRMGSFEDNRAGLAPDHRVIEFELRPPAGDLGLRREVERFPFVPADETRLELDCYEAYNIQVAGLRQRLRAIGQPKIVIGVSGGLDSTHALIVAAKAMDEEKRPRTDILAFTMPGFATSDRTKNQAYGLARSLGVTFEELDIKPTAELLLHNLGHPFGGGEPVYDITFENVQAGLRTDYLFRLANQRGGIVLGTGDLSELALGWSTYGVGDQMSHYNVNGGVPKTLMQHLIRWVISSGQFEPEVGKILEDVVGGEISPELVPVGEDGITQSTEAKVGPYSLQDFSLFYTLRHGFRPSKIAFLAMHAWSDAEKGDWPPHFPPDSRIAFELAVIRQWLLVFTQRFFAFSQFKRSAMPNGPKVTAGGSLSPRGDWRAPSDASARIWLAEIEREVPGEPSAG is encoded by the coding sequence GTGAGCGAGCGCTTCTACAACGCCTACCACCAGGGCTTCGTCCGGGTCGCCGCGTGCACCCTGCGCACGGCCATCGCCGAGCCCGACACCAACGCCGAGTCGGTGCTGCGCATCGCGCGGGACTGTCACGCCGACGGCGTCGGCCTGGCGGTGTTCCCCGAGCTCACCCTCACCGGGTACTCGATCGAAGACCTGCTCATGCACGAGACCGTGCTCGCCGACGCCGAGCGCGCGCTGCGCACGGTGATCGACGGCTCGGTCGGGCTCACCCCGGTGCTGCTCGTCGGCCTGCCGGTGCGTTTCCGCCACCGCATCCACAACGTCGCCGCGGTGGTGCACGACGGCCGCCTGCTCGGTGTGGCGCCCAAGTCGTACCTGCCGAACTACCGCGAGTTCTACGAGGCCCGTCAGGTCACCGCGGGTCGCGATATTTCCGGCTCGTTCATCACCCTGGCCGGTGAAGAGGTCCCGTTCGGCACCGACCTGCTGTTCGCCGCCTCCGACGTGCCCGGTTTCGTGCTGCACGTCGAGATCTGCGAGGACATGTGGGTGCCCGTGCCGCCCAGCGCCACGGCCGCGCTCGCCGGCGCCACCGTGCTCACCAACCTCTCCGGCAGCCCGATCACCATCGGCCGTGCCGAAGACCGCAAGCTGCTGGCCCGTTCCGCCTCCTCCCGATGCCTGGCCGCATACGTGTTCGCCGCCGCCGGCGAGGGCGAGTCCACCACCGACCTGGCGTGGGACGGCCAGACCCTGGTCTACGAGAACGGCGTGCTGCTGGCCGAGGGGGAGCGGTTCCCCACCGGTGACCGGCGCACGATCGCGGACGTCGACCTGGACCTCCTGCGCGCCGAGCGTCTGCGGATGGGCAGCTTCGAGGACAACCGGGCGGGTCTCGCTCCGGACCACCGGGTGATCGAGTTCGAGCTGAGGCCGCCCGCGGGCGATCTCGGCCTGCGCCGCGAGGTCGAGCGCTTCCCGTTCGTGCCGGCCGACGAGACCCGGCTCGAGCTGGACTGTTACGAGGCCTACAACATCCAGGTGGCCGGGCTGCGGCAGCGGCTGCGGGCGATCGGGCAGCCGAAGATCGTGATCGGCGTCTCCGGTGGGCTCGACTCCACCCACGCGCTGATCGTGGCGGCCAAGGCGATGGACGAGGAGAAGCGGCCCCGCACCGACATTCTCGCGTTCACCATGCCCGGGTTCGCGACCAGCGACCGCACCAAGAACCAGGCCTACGGGCTGGCGCGCAGCCTGGGCGTGACGTTCGAGGAACTCGACATCAAGCCCACCGCCGAGCTGCTGCTGCACAACCTCGGGCACCCGTTCGGCGGCGGCGAGCCGGTCTACGACATCACCTTCGAGAACGTGCAGGCCGGCCTGCGCACCGACTACCTGTTCCGGCTGGCCAACCAGCGCGGCGGCATCGTGCTCGGCACCGGCGACCTGTCCGAGCTGGCGCTGGGCTGGTCGACCTACGGGGTGGGCGACCAGATGTCGCACTACAACGTGAACGGTGGCGTGCCCAAGACGCTGATGCAGCACCTGATCCGCTGGGTGATCTCGTCCGGGCAGTTCGAGCCCGAGGTCGGCAAGATCCTCGAAGACGTGGTGGGGGGCGAGATCAGCCCGGAGCTGGTGCCGGTGGGGGAGGACGGCATCACCCAGAGCACCGAGGCCAAGGTCGGGCCGTACTCGCTGCAGGACTTCTCACTGTTCTACACGCTGCGGCACGGGTTCCGGCCGTCGAAGATAGCGTTCCTGGCGATGCACGCGTGGAGTGATGCCGAGAAGGGCGACTGGCCGCCGCACTTCCCGCCGGACAGTCGTATCGCGTTCGAGCTCGCGGTGATCCGGCAGTGGCTGCTCGTGTTCACGCAGCGGTTCTTCGCGTTCAGCCAGTTCAAGCGCTCGGCGATGCCGAACGGGCCGAAAGTCACGGCCGGGGGCTCGCTCTCGCCGCGAGGCGATTGGCGGGCCCCGTCCGACGCGTCGGCGCGGATCTGGCTCGCGGAGATCGAGCGGGAGGTTCCCGGCGAGCCCTCAGCCGGCTGA